From a region of the Rhodococcus sp. 4CII genome:
- a CDS encoding lipase family protein yields the protein MTSSLGRRAGTALAAALALSLLGAPTQAAAQPAGGEPGAVVVATPVAPDARPPGVAEATYVTYWTTGPMDEPALSSGAILLPPGETPPGGWPVVSWAHGTVGIADACAPTVTGKLVGPYVQAWLDRGYAVAATDYVGLGTPGVHPYLDGPAEAHSVIDMVRAARAVTPSLSDRWVAIGQSQGGHAALVAASLATTYAPELDFRGTVATGAPSNLENLAPLVGPGFPQIPLTGSTVFVAYALAGLRASRPDLDIDSYLTPLGIDVLDRVESLCYEEAAPQLGGISIGQLMSRPLDDPAVLAALRTTLGVPVRGYDRPLFIGQGLFDDVVPIALTWKFTADLTANGQSFVFRTYPTGHLQTMPASLPDTSAFVRSLLD from the coding sequence ATGACGTCTTCACTCGGCCGCCGCGCCGGAACGGCTCTCGCGGCGGCACTCGCACTGTCACTTCTCGGCGCGCCCACCCAGGCCGCGGCGCAGCCTGCAGGCGGCGAACCGGGAGCCGTCGTCGTCGCGACGCCGGTGGCGCCGGACGCGAGACCGCCGGGCGTTGCCGAGGCCACGTACGTCACCTATTGGACGACGGGGCCGATGGACGAACCCGCGCTCAGCTCCGGCGCGATCCTGCTGCCACCCGGGGAGACGCCGCCCGGCGGGTGGCCCGTCGTGTCCTGGGCCCACGGAACGGTCGGTATCGCGGACGCGTGCGCGCCGACGGTGACGGGGAAACTCGTCGGACCGTACGTCCAAGCCTGGCTGGATCGGGGATACGCCGTCGCCGCAACGGATTACGTCGGGCTCGGCACTCCCGGTGTGCACCCGTACCTGGACGGGCCCGCGGAGGCGCACAGCGTGATCGACATGGTGCGGGCGGCGCGTGCCGTCACACCGTCCCTGTCGGATCGGTGGGTCGCGATCGGCCAATCCCAGGGTGGCCACGCGGCTCTCGTCGCCGCCTCGTTGGCCACCACGTACGCGCCCGAGCTCGACTTCCGGGGCACCGTCGCCACCGGCGCCCCGTCCAATCTCGAGAACCTGGCGCCGCTCGTCGGCCCGGGCTTCCCTCAGATTCCCCTCACCGGGAGCACGGTGTTCGTGGCGTACGCGCTCGCCGGGCTCCGCGCGTCACGGCCCGACCTCGACATCGACAGCTACCTGACCCCGCTCGGCATCGACGTTCTCGATCGCGTCGAATCGCTCTGCTACGAGGAGGCCGCACCCCAACTCGGCGGCATCTCGATCGGACAGTTGATGTCGCGGCCGCTCGACGACCCGGCCGTCCTGGCGGCGTTGCGCACCACCCTCGGCGTGCCCGTGCGCGGCTACGACCGCCCGCTGTTCATCGGCCAGGGCCTGTTCGACGACGTCGTCCCCATCGCGCTCACCTGGAAGTTCACCGCCGACCTCACGGCGAACGGACAGAGCTTCGTGTTCCGGACGTACCCGACGGGCCACCTCCAGACCATGCCCGCGTCCCTGCCGGACACCAGCGCGTTCGTCCGGAGCCTGTTGGACTGA
- a CDS encoding TetR/AcrR family transcriptional regulator C-terminal domain-containing protein — translation MQLRRGDVLDGAMAILDEFGLADLTMRRLATALGVQPGALYWHFPNKQTLLGALADKILEDVDAPVTAPGWDAEFTELAHRLRTALLAHRDGAELVSATYASRMTNSRVRESFAAVGLRSGLSREHAELSSYSLLYYVLGHTVDEQSRAQMESAGALTRAALSPDAPQSPIAAYDDDLLDGDPDVRFDFGLSLFVDGIRARLKDSAHRP, via the coding sequence GTGCAATTGCGACGAGGCGACGTACTCGACGGCGCAATGGCGATCCTCGACGAGTTCGGCCTCGCCGACCTCACGATGCGCCGACTCGCAACGGCACTCGGGGTTCAGCCGGGCGCCCTGTACTGGCATTTCCCCAACAAGCAGACGTTGCTCGGCGCCCTCGCCGACAAGATCCTCGAAGACGTCGACGCCCCCGTCACGGCCCCGGGCTGGGACGCGGAGTTCACCGAACTCGCCCACCGTCTCCGCACCGCACTGCTCGCCCACCGCGACGGCGCCGAACTGGTCTCCGCCACGTACGCGTCCCGCATGACGAACTCCCGGGTCCGGGAGAGCTTCGCCGCGGTCGGCCTGCGGTCCGGGCTGTCCCGCGAACACGCGGAACTGTCGTCCTACTCGCTGCTGTACTACGTCCTCGGCCACACGGTCGACGAGCAGTCGCGGGCGCAGATGGAGTCGGCAGGCGCTCTCACCCGGGCCGCTCTCTCCCCCGACGCGCCGCAGTCGCCGATCGCGGCGTACGACGACGACCTCCTCGACGGCGATCCGGACGTCCGGTTCGACTTCGGCCTGTCGCTGTTCGTCGACGGAATTCGCGCACGCCTGAAAGACTCCGCCCACCGCCCCTGA
- the bioB gene encoding biotin synthase BioB, translating to MTSAPVQTDILALARDQVLERGEALTESQVFEVLQLPDDRLEELLALAHDVRMKWCGPEVEVEGIISLKTGGCPEDCHFCSQSGLFQSPVRAAWLDIPSLVEAAKQTAKSGASEFCIVAAVRGPDERLLAQVAAGIEAIRNEVDIQIACSLGMLTQEQVDQLAAMGVHRYNHNLETSKSHFPNVVTTHTWDERWNTLRMVREAGMEVCCGGILGMGESLEQRAEFAANLAELEPDEVPLNFLNPRPGTPFGDLEVLPASEALKSVAAFRLALPRTILRFAGGREITLGDLGAKQGILGGINAVIVGNYLTTLGRPAEQDLDLLVDLQMPIKALNDTL from the coding sequence GTGACCTCGGCCCCGGTACAGACAGACATCCTCGCACTCGCGCGTGATCAGGTTCTCGAGCGCGGCGAAGCGCTGACCGAGAGTCAGGTGTTCGAAGTTCTGCAACTTCCCGACGACCGCCTCGAAGAACTGCTCGCCCTCGCCCACGACGTGCGCATGAAGTGGTGCGGCCCCGAGGTCGAGGTCGAGGGCATCATCAGCCTCAAGACCGGCGGCTGCCCCGAGGACTGCCACTTCTGCTCCCAGTCCGGACTGTTCCAGTCACCCGTGCGGGCGGCGTGGCTCGACATCCCCTCGCTCGTCGAGGCCGCGAAGCAGACCGCCAAGTCCGGGGCCAGCGAATTCTGCATAGTCGCCGCCGTCCGCGGCCCCGACGAGCGCCTGCTCGCGCAGGTCGCCGCCGGCATCGAAGCGATCCGCAACGAGGTCGACATCCAGATCGCCTGCTCGCTCGGCATGCTCACCCAGGAACAGGTCGACCAGCTCGCCGCGATGGGCGTCCACCGCTACAACCACAACCTCGAGACGTCGAAGTCGCACTTCCCGAACGTCGTCACCACCCACACCTGGGACGAACGCTGGAACACCCTCCGCATGGTGCGCGAAGCCGGCATGGAGGTGTGCTGCGGCGGCATCCTCGGCATGGGTGAAAGCCTCGAGCAGCGCGCCGAGTTCGCGGCCAACCTCGCGGAACTCGAACCCGACGAGGTCCCGCTCAACTTCCTCAACCCCCGTCCCGGGACCCCGTTCGGCGACCTCGAGGTCCTGCCCGCGAGCGAGGCCCTCAAATCGGTGGCCGCGTTCCGCCTCGCACTGCCCCGCACCATCCTCCGCTTCGCCGGCGGCCGCGAGATCACCCTCGGCGACCTCGGGGCCAAGCAGGGCATCCTCGGCGGCATCAATGCCGTCATCGTCGGCAACTACCTGACCACCCTCGGTCGCCCGGCCGAACAGGACCTCGACCTGCTCGTCGATCTGCAGATGCCGATCAAGGCACTGAACGACACCCTGTGA
- a CDS encoding DUF2567 domain-containing protein, with amino-acid sequence MTTLPRFRLRSAAGIFCGTVVASALVGVLWGVLAPAERLLVVAPDRAVTLTGESVHRFDAIGMFACAGLVVGVLTAVAAWTARRSRGPVALGAVLGGSVVGACAMALGGIGVAALRFPHPDTSAPGVVVSVAPGIGTPLVLIFQPLIACVLTLVLAALNPYDDLGVGDHPVDLDEPDERDATLTS; translated from the coding sequence GTGACCACACTCCCGCGTTTCAGGCTTCGCTCTGCCGCCGGAATCTTCTGCGGGACGGTGGTGGCGAGCGCGCTCGTGGGAGTGCTGTGGGGAGTGCTCGCACCGGCCGAACGTCTTTTGGTGGTCGCCCCCGACCGCGCGGTGACGCTGACGGGGGAGAGCGTGCACCGGTTCGACGCCATCGGAATGTTCGCGTGCGCAGGTCTCGTGGTCGGCGTCCTCACCGCCGTCGCGGCGTGGACGGCGCGCAGAAGTCGCGGCCCGGTGGCGCTCGGGGCCGTCCTCGGCGGCAGTGTGGTCGGCGCGTGCGCGATGGCGCTCGGGGGAATCGGTGTGGCGGCGCTGCGTTTTCCCCACCCCGACACCTCCGCGCCCGGGGTGGTGGTGTCGGTCGCGCCGGGGATCGGCACGCCGCTCGTGCTGATCTTCCAGCCCCTGATCGCGTGCGTGCTGACATTGGTGCTCGCCGCGCTCAACCCGTACGACGATCTCGGCGTCGGCGATCACCCGGTCGACCTCGACGAGCCGGACGAGCGCGACGCGACGCTCACGTCGTGA
- a CDS encoding SDR family oxidoreductase, with protein MSFDVSGTTVLITGASAGLGVEFARRFAERGADLVLVARRADRLERLATELRDRHGVSVTVLPVDLATPGAGERLRSELTARGIRVDSLINNAGFGTHGDFASADLARLTSEIQLNVTTLVDLSHTFLPDLLRGHGALVNVASTAAFQPTPGMAVYGATKAFVLNFTEALWAEARGTGLTVLAVCPGATRTEFFDVVGSEDAAVGRMQTPDQVVTTTLRALDRRSTPPSVVSGVMNWVSSISTRFATRRIGALASGRLLGDVRMRTSITT; from the coding sequence ATGTCCTTCGACGTATCCGGAACGACCGTCCTCATCACCGGCGCGAGCGCGGGCCTCGGCGTCGAGTTCGCCCGCCGATTCGCGGAGCGGGGCGCCGACCTCGTCCTCGTCGCCCGTCGCGCCGACCGACTCGAGCGACTCGCGACCGAACTCCGCGACAGGCACGGCGTGTCCGTCACCGTTCTTCCGGTCGACCTCGCCACTCCCGGCGCCGGCGAACGACTGCGCAGCGAACTCACCGCCCGCGGCATCCGCGTCGACTCTCTGATCAACAACGCCGGCTTCGGGACGCACGGAGATTTCGCGTCCGCCGATCTTGCTCGGCTCACCTCCGAGATCCAGCTCAACGTCACCACGCTGGTCGATCTGTCGCACACGTTCCTGCCCGACCTGCTCCGGGGACACGGCGCGCTCGTGAACGTGGCGAGCACCGCCGCGTTCCAGCCGACACCGGGAATGGCCGTCTACGGGGCGACGAAGGCGTTCGTCCTCAATTTCACGGAGGCGTTGTGGGCCGAGGCGAGGGGTACCGGCCTCACTGTGCTCGCCGTCTGCCCGGGCGCCACCCGCACCGAGTTCTTCGACGTGGTCGGTTCCGAGGACGCCGCCGTCGGTCGCATGCAGACGCCGGACCAGGTGGTGACGACGACGTTGCGCGCACTGGATCGACGGAGCACGCCGCCGAGCGTCGTCTCCGGGGTGATGAACTGGGTGTCGTCGATCAGCACGCGATTCGCGACGCGCCGCATCGGCGCCCTCGCCAGCGGGCGACTCCTCGGCGACGTGCGCATGCGCACCTCGATCACGACGTGA
- a CDS encoding TetR/AcrR family transcriptional regulator: MSVAEQPYHHGSLRQVLLARAENTLEKDGVDGLSLRRLAREAGVSHAAPSKHFRDRRALLEALAESGFVRLTRALERAVDEAEPRARARFAALADAYVTFALGHRELLALMYGSKHAPGAAPELVDAGHAAMDLTVRIVADAQESGEIGPGNASRIALVAFATFHGIATLAAGGMLDDAPVDEVVTAASDTFWRGLAPA, from the coding sequence ATGTCCGTCGCCGAACAGCCCTACCATCACGGAAGCCTTCGCCAGGTGCTGCTCGCTCGCGCCGAGAACACGCTCGAGAAGGACGGCGTCGACGGACTCTCCCTGCGCCGGCTCGCCCGCGAGGCCGGGGTCAGCCACGCCGCACCCAGCAAGCATTTCCGGGACCGCCGGGCGTTGCTGGAAGCGCTCGCGGAATCCGGCTTCGTTCGTCTCACGCGGGCGCTGGAACGTGCGGTCGACGAGGCCGAACCCCGCGCCCGCGCCCGCTTCGCCGCGCTCGCCGACGCGTACGTGACGTTTGCGCTCGGCCACCGCGAGCTGCTGGCGCTCATGTACGGCAGCAAGCATGCACCCGGGGCGGCCCCCGAATTGGTGGACGCAGGCCACGCTGCTATGGACCTGACGGTGCGGATCGTCGCCGATGCCCAGGAATCGGGCGAGATCGGGCCCGGAAACGCGTCACGCATCGCCCTCGTCGCGTTCGCGACCTTTCACGGGATCGCGACCCTCGCCGCCGGCGGAATGCTCGACGACGCGCCGGTGGACGAAGTGGTCACCGCCGCATCGGACACGTTCTGGCGGGGCCTCGCCCCGGCCTGA
- a CDS encoding NUDIX domain-containing protein: protein MPNSNTTHEVLTAVFQVRHFPDHITAGHGGDLRHAAGTGELAVLLWQRALDPQAGAWSLPGGLLREDEDLTTSARRQLAEKVDVREVSHLEQLSVFSDPRRVPGPRTIASTFLGLVPLPADPTLPPDTAWHPVSALPDMAFDHGTVVRHARTRLAAKLSYTNIAFGLAPDEFSMSTLREIYCAALGYQVDATNLQRVLGRRGVLTPTGNTAPSGRTGGRPAALYRFTDSTLRVTDEFAALRPPS from the coding sequence ATGCCCAATAGTAACACCACGCATGAAGTGCTCACCGCGGTGTTCCAGGTTCGCCACTTTCCGGACCACATCACCGCAGGTCACGGCGGTGATCTGCGTCACGCGGCCGGCACCGGCGAGCTTGCCGTACTGCTGTGGCAGCGAGCCCTCGACCCCCAGGCCGGAGCGTGGTCGCTGCCCGGCGGACTCCTCCGTGAAGACGAGGACCTCACGACGTCCGCGCGGCGCCAGCTGGCCGAGAAGGTGGACGTGCGGGAGGTCTCCCACCTCGAGCAGCTGTCGGTGTTCAGCGACCCGCGCCGGGTGCCCGGCCCGCGCACCATCGCGTCGACATTCCTCGGGCTCGTCCCCCTCCCCGCCGACCCGACACTGCCCCCGGACACCGCGTGGCACCCGGTGTCCGCACTCCCGGACATGGCGTTCGATCACGGCACCGTCGTCCGGCACGCGCGCACCCGCCTCGCGGCCAAACTGTCGTACACCAACATCGCATTCGGACTGGCCCCCGACGAGTTCTCCATGTCCACACTCCGCGAGATCTACTGCGCGGCACTGGGTTACCAGGTGGATGCCACCAACCTCCAGCGTGTCCTGGGTCGGCGCGGGGTACTGACGCCCACGGGAAACACGGCACCGTCGGGACGCACCGGCGGGCGCCCGGCCGCGCTCTACCGGTTCACCGACTCCACCCTGCGGGTGACGGACGAGTTCGCCGCCCTTCGGCCGCCGAGCTGA
- the nadA gene encoding quinolinate synthase NadA, translating into MTTTTLWAGTNPQIQDGPGGYAGVEASEEWAAEIKRLARERGATLLAHNYQLPAIQDVADHVGDSLALSRIAAEAPEDTIVFCGVHFMAETAKILSPAKTVLIPDERAGCSLADSITADQLREWKAEFPDAVVVSYVNTTAEVKGLTDICCTSSNAVDVVASIDPDREVLFLPDQFLGAHVKRVTGRKNMQIWAGECHVHAGINGDELTAQAKAHPGAELFVHPECGCATSALYLAGEGFVPEDKVKILSTGGMLDAARATGAKQVLVATEVGMLHQLRKAAPEVDFQAVNDRASCPYMKMITPAALLRCLLEGKDEVHVDLETAERARKSVQRMIEIGNPGGGE; encoded by the coding sequence ATGACGACCACGACGTTGTGGGCGGGTACCAACCCGCAGATTCAGGACGGTCCCGGCGGATACGCGGGCGTCGAGGCGAGCGAAGAGTGGGCTGCCGAGATCAAACGGCTGGCACGGGAGCGGGGGGCGACCCTCCTCGCGCACAACTATCAGCTGCCCGCAATTCAGGACGTCGCCGACCACGTGGGCGACTCCCTGGCGCTCTCGCGCATCGCGGCCGAAGCGCCCGAGGACACGATCGTGTTCTGCGGTGTGCACTTCATGGCCGAGACCGCCAAGATCCTGAGCCCGGCCAAGACGGTGCTGATCCCGGACGAGCGCGCGGGATGCTCCCTGGCCGACTCGATCACCGCCGACCAGTTGCGGGAGTGGAAGGCCGAGTTCCCCGACGCCGTCGTCGTGTCGTACGTCAACACCACCGCCGAGGTGAAGGGGCTGACGGACATCTGCTGCACGTCATCCAACGCCGTCGACGTGGTCGCGTCGATCGACCCCGACCGCGAGGTGCTGTTCCTTCCCGACCAGTTCCTCGGCGCCCACGTCAAGCGCGTCACCGGGCGCAAGAACATGCAGATCTGGGCGGGTGAGTGCCACGTCCACGCCGGCATCAACGGCGATGAGCTCACCGCGCAGGCCAAGGCGCACCCCGGCGCCGAACTGTTCGTGCACCCCGAGTGCGGATGCGCCACCTCGGCTCTCTACCTGGCCGGGGAGGGGTTCGTGCCCGAGGACAAGGTGAAGATCCTGTCGACCGGCGGCATGCTCGACGCCGCCCGCGCGACCGGCGCCAAGCAGGTTCTGGTGGCCACCGAGGTCGGGATGCTGCACCAGCTGCGCAAGGCCGCGCCGGAGGTCGACTTCCAGGCCGTCAACGACCGCGCGTCCTGCCCGTACATGAAGATGATCACCCCCGCTGCCCTCCTCCGCTGCCTGCTCGAAGGCAAGGACGAGGTTCACGTCGACCTCGAAACCGCGGAGCGGGCCCGTAAGTCGGTGCAGCGCATGATCGAGATCGGAAACCCGGGCGGCGGCGAGTGA
- a CDS encoding L-aspartate oxidase: MSSPARGISWEEHADLVVVGGGVAGLTAARTASLRGLTVLTVSKGGPADTATQYAQGGIAVVGDAVTDSVESHVADTCEAGVGLCDEEAVRSIVAGGRDAVAALTDLGAVFDRGRDGTVSRTREGGHSTRRIIHAGGDATGAEVQRALGAAGLPVLFGASAVRVLTDARGVTGVLVDSPRGLGVIHAPAVLLATGGLGQLYACSTNPPGATADGIALALDAGAAVADLEFVQFHPTVLFTPGGLGRRPLISEAVRGEGAILVDAHGESVTAGVHPRGDLAPRDVVSRAIASRLRELGHDHVYLDARRLPGFAERFPTVTASCLDAGIDPREQLIPVAPAAHYSCGGVVADVHGRTAVAGLYAAGEVARTGLHGANRLASNSLLEGLVVGERVGAAAVERAGVRVEASDPVQRALPTAPRELMQQWMTDNASVVRDGAGLGAVAASLAASPRTVPAGETALEDAALTLAATALVLAAGARTESRGCHTRSDYPETSDEWRRSTHVRLRDGELELLEPQLTGVL; the protein is encoded by the coding sequence GTGAGCAGCCCGGCCCGGGGGATTTCCTGGGAAGAGCACGCCGACCTCGTCGTGGTGGGCGGGGGTGTGGCCGGACTGACGGCCGCGCGCACCGCCTCGCTGCGCGGGCTGACCGTGCTCACCGTCAGCAAGGGAGGGCCGGCGGACACCGCGACGCAGTACGCGCAGGGCGGCATCGCGGTGGTGGGTGACGCCGTCACCGATTCGGTGGAGTCGCACGTCGCCGACACGTGTGAGGCCGGTGTGGGTCTGTGCGACGAGGAGGCCGTTCGGTCGATCGTCGCGGGCGGCCGCGACGCGGTGGCCGCGTTGACCGACCTGGGTGCGGTGTTCGACCGCGGCCGCGACGGAACCGTCTCTCGCACCCGCGAGGGCGGGCACAGCACCCGGCGGATCATCCACGCCGGCGGCGACGCCACGGGCGCCGAGGTGCAGCGCGCGCTGGGCGCGGCCGGGCTCCCGGTCCTGTTCGGTGCGTCCGCTGTCCGGGTGCTCACCGATGCGCGCGGGGTCACGGGCGTACTCGTGGACTCCCCGCGCGGACTCGGTGTGATCCATGCGCCCGCCGTTCTGCTGGCGACCGGCGGTCTCGGGCAGCTGTACGCCTGCAGCACCAACCCGCCCGGAGCCACCGCGGACGGCATCGCCCTCGCACTGGACGCCGGGGCGGCCGTCGCCGATCTGGAGTTCGTGCAGTTCCACCCGACCGTGCTGTTCACGCCCGGCGGTCTCGGCCGTCGCCCGCTGATCAGCGAGGCCGTCCGCGGCGAGGGCGCGATCCTCGTCGACGCACACGGTGAGTCCGTCACCGCCGGGGTGCATCCGCGCGGCGACCTGGCGCCCCGCGACGTGGTGTCGCGGGCGATCGCGTCCCGGCTGCGCGAACTGGGGCACGACCACGTCTACCTCGACGCTCGTCGCCTGCCCGGGTTCGCCGAGCGGTTCCCGACCGTGACCGCGTCCTGCCTGGACGCCGGAATCGACCCACGCGAGCAACTGATTCCGGTCGCACCCGCCGCGCACTATTCGTGCGGCGGAGTGGTCGCCGACGTCCACGGACGCACCGCGGTCGCCGGCCTCTACGCGGCGGGCGAAGTGGCCCGGACCGGGTTGCACGGCGCCAACCGGTTGGCCTCCAACAGTCTCCTGGAGGGGTTGGTGGTCGGCGAGCGTGTCGGCGCCGCGGCCGTCGAGCGGGCCGGCGTCCGCGTGGAGGCGTCCGACCCCGTGCAGCGTGCGCTCCCGACCGCGCCGCGGGAACTGATGCAGCAGTGGATGACCGACAACGCGTCCGTCGTGCGGGACGGTGCGGGCCTCGGGGCGGTAGCCGCCTCCCTGGCGGCCTCTCCCCGCACGGTGCCGGCGGGGGAAACCGCGCTCGAGGACGCCGCGTTGACACTCGCGGCGACCGCGCTCGTGCTCGCCGCAGGTGCGCGGACCGAGAGCCGCGGATGTCACACCCGCAGCGACTACCCCGAGACGTCCGACGAGTGGCGCCGCAGCACGCACGTGCGCCTGCGCGACGGCGAACTCGAGCTTCTCGAACCCCAACTGACAGGAGTGCTGTGA
- the nadC gene encoding carboxylating nicotinate-nucleotide diphosphorylase, giving the protein MADHALPDGLDADEVRTLVRLALDEDLRYGPDVTSSSTVPADAVAKASVVSRAHGTVAGLDVGLLVLDEVIGSGRYEVLDRVADGTRVAPGQAVLTMSAPTQALLTAERTMLNLVCHLSGIATATAAWVDAVDGTGAKIRDSRKTLPGLRALQKYAVRVGGGVNHRMGLGDAALIKDNHVAAAGSVVAALRAVRAAAPDIECEVEVDSLSQLDEVLAENVELVLLDNFPLWQTQIAVQRRDAAAPATKLESSGGLTLDVAADYAGTGVDYLAVGALTHSVTVLDLGLDM; this is encoded by the coding sequence ATGGCCGACCACGCTCTTCCGGACGGTCTGGACGCGGACGAGGTGCGCACCCTCGTGCGTCTCGCCCTCGACGAGGACCTGCGATACGGACCGGACGTGACGTCGTCGTCCACGGTCCCGGCCGATGCGGTGGCCAAGGCGTCCGTGGTGTCGCGCGCGCACGGCACCGTCGCCGGTCTCGACGTGGGACTGCTGGTGCTCGACGAGGTGATCGGGTCGGGTCGCTACGAGGTCCTCGACCGCGTCGCCGACGGCACCCGCGTCGCCCCCGGGCAGGCCGTGCTGACGATGTCTGCGCCGACCCAGGCGCTGCTCACCGCGGAGCGGACGATGCTGAACCTGGTGTGCCACCTGTCCGGCATCGCCACCGCGACCGCCGCGTGGGTGGATGCGGTCGACGGCACCGGGGCGAAGATCCGCGACAGCCGCAAGACGCTGCCGGGCCTGCGAGCGCTGCAGAAGTACGCCGTCCGGGTGGGCGGCGGCGTCAACCACCGGATGGGTCTCGGCGACGCGGCACTGATCAAGGACAACCACGTCGCGGCGGCCGGATCGGTGGTGGCGGCCCTGCGGGCCGTGCGCGCCGCGGCACCGGACATCGAATGCGAGGTGGAGGTCGACAGCCTCTCGCAGCTCGACGAGGTGCTGGCCGAGAACGTCGAGCTGGTGCTGCTCGACAACTTCCCGCTGTGGCAGACGCAGATCGCCGTGCAACGCCGCGACGCCGCCGCGCCCGCCACCAAGCTGGAATCGTCGGGTGGTCTCACGCTGGACGTCGCGGCCGACTACGCCGGGACCGGTGTCGACTACCTCGCGGTCGGTGCGCTCACCCATTCCGTGACCGTGCTGGATCTCGGCCTCGACATGTGA
- a CDS encoding LysE family transporter, translated as MAWQMWCAVLGASCVISLSPGAGAIASMATGMRCGLRRGYWNIAGLQLGLLLQIAVVAAGLGALLANSTLAFTVIKWFGVAYLVYLGIRQWRASATDVSGVDDAVAETSGPAMTLRGFLVNASNPKAVVFMLAVLPQFITPSAPLLPQYLIIAATMVAVDVAVMTGYTGLASKVLRLMRSPRQQRATNRTFSGLFFVAATFLATIRRAV; from the coding sequence GTGGCGTGGCAGATGTGGTGTGCAGTGCTCGGGGCGTCGTGCGTGATCAGTCTGTCCCCGGGGGCGGGCGCGATCGCGTCGATGGCCACGGGGATGCGGTGCGGGTTGCGACGCGGCTACTGGAACATCGCCGGTCTCCAGCTGGGGCTGCTGCTGCAGATCGCAGTCGTCGCCGCCGGACTCGGCGCGCTGCTCGCCAACTCGACGCTCGCCTTCACCGTGATCAAATGGTTCGGCGTCGCATACCTGGTGTATCTCGGCATTCGGCAGTGGCGGGCGAGCGCGACCGACGTGTCCGGAGTCGACGACGCTGTCGCCGAGACGAGCGGTCCTGCGATGACGCTGCGTGGTTTCCTGGTCAACGCCAGTAACCCGAAGGCCGTCGTCTTCATGCTGGCGGTGCTCCCGCAGTTCATCACCCCGTCGGCACCGCTGCTCCCCCAGTACCTGATCATCGCCGCCACCATGGTCGCGGTCGACGTCGCGGTCATGACCGGCTACACGGGGCTGGCGTCGAAGGTCCTGCGGCTGATGCGCTCACCGCGCCAGCAACGGGCCACGAACCGGACGTTCTCCGGGTTGTTCTTCGTGGCGGCCACGTTCCTCGCGACGATTCGCCGCGCCGTCTGA